The following is a genomic window from Xylanibacillus composti.
ATATCGCTCGTGAACAGCACCATCGACAGCCCCAAGCTGACCATATTGATGCTGCCATAGCTGTAAATCTTCCTGGAGCTCTGCCAGGAGAAGCGGAAGCGTCGCACACTCATGCCCCGGTAAGCCAATACCGCGAACGTCAGGTGGTTAACCATAAGCGCCGCAATGAACAGGTAAAAGCTGCCGGAAAGCAGACAGGCCAACAGCACAATGACGAAGAAGAGTACAGTGCCAATCAATCTGGCCTTGCCAAGCAAGAAAAACTTCTCTTCCGCTCGCAGTATGGCATCGAACACCATGGAGATGTTGACGGAGATCGCGAACAGCACACTCCACAGCCATACGGCAGGCGACAAATTCAACCACTCCGCCAGCCTCATTCCCGGGAACAAGTACAGCAGGCTGCACGCCATAAGCAAAGCGGCATTCCATACAAAAACCGATCCAATGAGCCGCCCCTGCTCTTCTGCGTTGCCAGCGGGCAAGTACTTCACAATGGCTACGTTCACACCGATCAACATAGGGATAATCAGGAAAAAACCGGCATTCTGAATGATGTTGATATCGCCGACCGCCACCACGCCGAAATAACGAGCCGCCGCCACAAGCCCCACCGCATTGAGGACGGCTGCGGCGAAGCGAAACAGGAATACGGTCCCGAGATTGCTGACGAAGCGCTTGACCTGGGCATTGGACGCTATATCCCGAAGGCGCGACTGCATGTCGCGGATGACCGGTACATGCATTTTCATAATGCCATCACATTAAGTCCGAACATGACCGCCCAAAGCAGCATGATCAGCACCGTGGGCTTGTCCCGCAGCAGGACCAATTCAGGACTCTCGCCATACTCGGTGCGGTTGGTCAAGTACTGGTAGCGGAAGATGCCGTACAGCACCATCGGGATCGTCACAATCATGTGCTTGGAGTCCGACTCATAAATAATGAAGAATGAATAAGTAATCACCGTACAGGAGGTGAGCATCGGAATCATCTCGTTGATCAGTCCGATAGAATATTGGCTTAAATTTTTGCGATGTGCCGTCGAATCCTCCTTCAGCAGCAGCAGCTCCTTCTTGCGCTTGTTCACCCCCAGGAACAATGTCAGGAACGCGACGCTGAGCAGAAGCCACAGAGATATCGCAGCGCCTGCGATCAGGATGCCGGATAGCGCCCGCAGCACGAAGCCGGAGGAAATAATGATGACATCGACGAACACGTAATGTTTCAATTTGAATGAATACAAGAGATTCAATAAGAAGTAGGAGGAGAGTGTAAAGCCGAAGTAAACGTTTAACCGGAAAGACAAGAAGAGAATGGTGGCACTAAGCAAGATTGCCGCAATCGCAGCATGAGCGGCCTTCACCTGTCCGGACGGCAGCGGACGATTGCGCTTCACTGGATGAAGCCGGTCTTTTTCAATATCCACCACATCATTGATCATGTATACGGAGCTGGATATGCCGCAGAACAGGAAGAACGCAAAGACCGCTTGCTGCACCATAATGAAATCCACACTGTCCAGCGCTAGCAGGAGACCCGCGAAGACAAAAATGTTCTTCGACCACTGACGCATGCGAAAAAGCTTAAGGAAATGCTTAAATCCCGTGACTTTTACCATCAGCATATGATTGACCTTCTGCGTAAAATGCACAAACATGAACGAATCACCTCATTTCCTTAATTGCTTCACATTTCCCGCAAATCCAACAAGATTATCTATTTCTTTCCCTCCTATTCTATAAAATGACAAGTACCGCCAGTCCGCGCTTCGACAATTTAAATATAGAAAATAAGGGTGGACGGCGATAGTTCTAATTTTTTTGTGACTTTTCTGAAAATTGGTACTAAATTGTTTGTGCGTGATTGTCTCCTTTCCGTTCATCCATTATAGTAGGGATATACCCGGCCCTGTCTACGGGAAATTCATGAGCAGAGGGGGGGAAGTGATTTTGGGCACTACCATCCTGATCGTGCAGGAGAATCCGGAATGGCTCAAGCTGTTGACCGCCTTTCTGAACGACGAGCATGATTTTCTCATCGTAGGCGCCGTCACCTCGCATCAACAAGCCATGCGGGCAGCCAAAGCCATCCTGCCGGACATTGTCGTTATGGATGTACAGATGAAGGATGGGAGTTGGGAGGAAGGCGTCCAGGCGATTGCCGAAATGACCAGCATGACGGATTCGAAAGCGGTGAAAGCGCTGGTTTTTTCAGCCCTCCGCGATGAGCATGTAATTCAGCAGTGTTTTCTTGCCGGTGCTTTGCATTACACGTATACGGACAGCTTCCGGGACTTGCCTCACATCATACGCTCGTGCTTTCGAAGCAACTCCCCTATGGAAGTGCTGCTTAAGGATTATTTGCGCCTGAAACGGGAGGAACGGTTAAAGGTGCTGACTGCAGCTGAGCGAACTATATTCGAATTGGTGAGAGAGGGGATGACGCTGGCGGACATTTCCCGCAAGCTGATGAAGTCTGAGCGGACGCTCAAGAATCAGGTAAATTCCATGCTGAAGAAGCTGCAGGCGCGAAGCTGCAAGGAAGCGATCAGCAAGCTGGAGCGCATGGAAGAAACGCCGGTGCTCCAGGAAATCCATTAGCTTGCCCGGGGAATAGAAAAACCGTGCTGCGCACAGAGGCGCAGCACAGGCGCGGTACAGACGCAATACAAACGCAGTACGGGACATGAGCCCAACCGAATCATAAACGCAGGCATGCGGGGGCCACCCCGTTCGCCAATAAGCACTGACGGGACAGCCCCAAGCTGGAATAGATCAGGCGGAACAGCCTGCATCGGGCTATCCGCGTGTCATCGAATCAACCATTCACGCTTCCTTCCACCAGATGCTTCAATTCCTGTACAAGCGCGTCCAGCTGATCATACGCCTCTACAATGCGATGAATCTTCGCATCCTGTTCCTCCATGCTGGCACAAACTTCCCGTATCGAGGCGCTGCCTTCCTCCGTAGCGGCCGCTACCTGCTCCATGCTTGTCAAGATCGAGGCATACTCCCTGCGCATCTGGACGGCAGACTCGTCCACTACATCCGAAGATCCTTTCACTTGATCCATGTTGACGGCGATCTGCTCAATGATCGCTTTCACCTGCTGAGCGCCGCCATGGCTGCCGGCCACCGCCTGCTCGCCCACCTGAATGCGCTCGTGCACCGACGTAATCAGCCTGCGAATCGTATCCAGAATCGCTTCAATCTCCTCCGTTGCCGTCCGTGCACGGTCTGCGAGCTTGCGGACCTCACTTGCGACAACAGCGAAGCCCTGGCCTTGCTCGCCGGCTCTTGCCGCTTCAATCGCTGCATTCAAGGACAGCATATGCGTCTGCTCGGAGATGTCCGAAATCGTACTGACAATCGAGCTTACCCGGTCATTCTGGGCATTTAGCTCGTCCATCTCTTCTACAGTCTCGCGAATGACCTTCCGCGCGTGACCCGCTTCCTCCGCCAATCGCACAATCCTGCTTTGCCCTTCATGTGTCAGCGCGGATGTATGCGTGCTGTTCTGCTGCAGCTCCTCCGCCTGCTTCGCCAATTGCATGACGAGCTGCTCCAGCCCTCCAATGGTGTGGGACACATCCACAATATGCGCCGTCTGGGATTCAACGGCTCTGGACATTTCCGTGAATGTGTGTGTCACATCCTTGGAGATTTGACCCGTCTGCTGTATATCGCTTCGTTGTTCTGTACTGAATGCGTTCAGCAGCAAGATAGATGATTTCAGCTTGTCAACCAGACGGTCGGTTACCTCTTTGGCCTGGAACGCCTCCTGCTTTTCGCGAGACACACTCGCCTGCAGCCGCTCGCTGAAGCGGGCGGAGAAGGCGAGCGCCCCC
Proteins encoded in this region:
- a CDS encoding lipopolysaccharide biosynthesis protein yields the protein MKMHVPVIRDMQSRLRDIASNAQVKRFVSNLGTVFLFRFAAAVLNAVGLVAAARYFGVVAVGDINIIQNAGFFLIIPMLIGVNVAIVKYLPAGNAEEQGRLIGSVFVWNAALLMACSLLYLFPGMRLAEWLNLSPAVWLWSVLFAISVNISMVFDAILRAEEKFFLLGKARLIGTVLFFVIVLLACLLSGSFYLFIAALMVNHLTFAVLAYRGMSVRRFRFSWQSSRKIYSYGSINMVSLGLSMVLFTSDIFIVNYFYSGYEVGIYSVYMVNVRMFFNLLFHEIFAVVFLPTVAQMDKLMLYRRLMKLTPLILPAAMLANAVLCVTLLFLFGSEYPLNWTFVALVSIGTGFHFLYWVMNSIFTVEGKKGALICLQVLGIPMPFLLGATVYLTKLYGIAGAMAASLLTQLVLIGMFIVVIRLQYGKDRLREEHNHQPSLTEWQKEDRSL
- a CDS encoding decaprenyl-phosphate phosphoribosyltransferase, with amino-acid sequence MFVHFTQKVNHMLMVKVTGFKHFLKLFRMRQWSKNIFVFAGLLLALDSVDFIMVQQAVFAFFLFCGISSSVYMINDVVDIEKDRLHPVKRNRPLPSGQVKAAHAAIAAILLSATILFLSFRLNVYFGFTLSSYFLLNLLYSFKLKHYVFVDVIIISSGFVLRALSGILIAGAAISLWLLLSVAFLTLFLGVNKRKKELLLLKEDSTAHRKNLSQYSIGLINEMIPMLTSCTVITYSFFIIYESDSKHMIVTIPMVLYGIFRYQYLTNRTEYGESPELVLLRDKPTVLIMLLWAVMFGLNVMAL
- a CDS encoding response regulator transcription factor → MGTTILIVQENPEWLKLLTAFLNDEHDFLIVGAVTSHQQAMRAAKAILPDIVVMDVQMKDGSWEEGVQAIAEMTSMTDSKAVKALVFSALRDEHVIQQCFLAGALHYTYTDSFRDLPHIIRSCFRSNSPMEVLLKDYLRLKREERLKVLTAAERTIFELVREGMTLADISRKLMKSERTLKNQVNSMLKKLQARSCKEAISKLERMEETPVLQEIH
- a CDS encoding methyl-accepting chemotaxis protein, giving the protein MDNATLVLHRRNRLFVKILWGMLALGISVDLAAGLPANLILTLAATGTALCGLTTLLTYRGIATPFIKYLVPCILMIITVMLIVMDPQPITSTYFLVYVNIALMTLYANYRAIVFSGLLGLGVSTYLYMDEGIRQALFPGESLLYLYLYLLFFTGALAFSARFSERLQASVSREKQEAFQAKEVTDRLVDKLKSSILLLNAFSTEQRSDIQQTGQISKDVTHTFTEMSRAVESQTAHIVDVSHTIGGLEQLVMQLAKQAEELQQNSTHTSALTHEGQSRIVRLAEEAGHARKVIRETVEEMDELNAQNDRVSSIVSTISDISEQTHMLSLNAAIEAARAGEQGQGFAVVASEVRKLADRARTATEEIEAILDTIRRLITSVHERIQVGEQAVAGSHGGAQQVKAIIEQIAVNMDQVKGSSDVVDESAVQMRREYASILTSMEQVAAATEEGSASIREVCASMEEQDAKIHRIVEAYDQLDALVQELKHLVEGSVNG